The following are encoded together in the Gilvimarinus sp. DA14 genome:
- a CDS encoding flavin reductase family protein, giving the protein MHNSDLALAMKQGMRRLASGVSVLSTRVDEKERFAMTVSSVTSVSDTPPSLLVCINKSISLQGHLEHEGCLFAVNLLASAQQQVSNVCAGFEPVHDRFSVGNWLEGPDKVPYLMDSEAVFFCRTDKVVTYGTHHIVIGRIEDVLVSEHHTSPLIYHNGGYASLQQE; this is encoded by the coding sequence ATGCACAATTCAGATTTGGCCCTGGCCATGAAACAGGGAATGAGGCGTCTCGCCTCCGGGGTTAGCGTACTCTCTACCCGGGTAGATGAGAAAGAGCGGTTCGCGATGACCGTCTCCTCGGTCACTTCGGTGTCAGACACGCCGCCGTCACTATTGGTCTGTATCAATAAAAGTATTTCGTTGCAGGGCCACTTGGAGCATGAGGGCTGCCTTTTTGCGGTCAATCTGCTCGCCAGTGCGCAGCAACAGGTATCCAATGTCTGTGCCGGCTTTGAACCTGTGCACGATAGGTTTAGCGTGGGTAACTGGCTTGAGGGGCCGGACAAGGTTCCTTATTTGATGGACTCTGAGGCGGTGTTCTTTTGCCGCACCGACAAAGTGGTTACTTATGGTACCCATCATATTGTCATTGGCCGTATAGAAGATGTATTGGTCAGTGAGCACCACACCAGCCCGTTGATTTACCACAATGGTGGTTACGCCTCACTGCAGCAAGAGTAA
- the folD gene encoding bifunctional methylenetetrahydrofolate dehydrogenase/methenyltetrahydrofolate cyclohydrolase FolD has translation MSALILDGKALAAKTEQELSSRVEAIKAGSGGQTPILATILVGDDPASATYVKMKGNACERIGMQSVKVEMPRTTTTEELLAKIDELNNDANVHGILLQHPVPEQIDERACFDAIALDKDVDGVTCLGFGRMSMGEQAYGCATPKGIMRLLEAYEIELSGKHAVVVGRSPILGKPMAMMLLGANATVTICHSRTENLEAHIKQADIVVGAVGRPEFIKADWIKDGAVVVDAGYHPGGVGDIELAPLTERVAAYTPVPGGVGPMTINTLIYQTVDSGEKAIAGR, from the coding sequence ATGTCTGCACTGATACTCGATGGCAAGGCCCTGGCCGCCAAAACCGAACAGGAACTGTCCTCCCGCGTTGAAGCTATTAAAGCCGGCAGCGGTGGCCAGACTCCAATCCTTGCAACGATTTTGGTGGGCGATGATCCCGCCTCTGCCACCTACGTAAAAATGAAAGGTAACGCCTGCGAGCGTATCGGCATGCAATCGGTAAAGGTGGAAATGCCCCGCACCACCACCACCGAGGAGTTGCTGGCAAAAATTGATGAGCTGAACAATGATGCCAACGTACACGGCATTTTGTTGCAGCACCCCGTGCCCGAGCAAATTGACGAGCGCGCCTGCTTCGATGCCATCGCGCTGGACAAAGACGTGGACGGGGTGACCTGCCTTGGTTTTGGCCGCATGAGCATGGGCGAGCAAGCCTACGGCTGTGCGACTCCCAAAGGCATTATGCGCCTGCTCGAGGCCTACGAAATTGAGCTGTCAGGCAAACACGCCGTTGTGGTGGGCCGCAGCCCAATTCTGGGCAAGCCCATGGCTATGATGCTACTGGGCGCCAATGCCACAGTGACAATTTGCCACTCGCGCACCGAGAATCTGGAAGCGCACATTAAACAGGCCGACATCGTGGTTGGCGCGGTGGGACGCCCGGAATTTATCAAAGCCGACTGGATTAAAGACGGCGCCGTTGTGGTCGATGCCGGTTATCATCCCGGCGGCGTGGGCGACATTGAACTGGCCCCCTTGACTGAGCGGGTTGCCGCTTACACTCCGGTCCCCGGAGGCGTTGGCCCCATGACTATTAACACATTGATTTACCAGACCGTAGACTCAGGCGAAAAGGCAATCGCCGGTCGTTAA